Proteins encoded in a region of the Bacteroidota bacterium genome:
- a CDS encoding CotH kinase family protein, producing MKHFFTCLMLLFSFLNGFSQTYTGTGGSITDDGQPNYYIINVSGMNPAIINGSHGLLSVCLDITHTYDSDLDVKLIAPDGTTVLLFSGIGGGDDNFTGTCLNDSAATMISTATAPFTGTFIPMDILGNVNNGQNGNGNWTLKITDTYAADAGTLNNWSLEFGNNPSAPFVMDSSNLPLVLINTNGQEIPNEPKITASMKIIDNGPGNYNHITDVANAYDGSIGIEIRGSYSASLPQKPYGVETRDALGNNLDVPLLGMPSENDWILFALYNDKVFMRNTLAHKLFELSGHYATHSRFCELLVNNNYLGMYLLMEKIKRDKHRVDISKLDADDNAGDSLTGGYIIKIDYHDANNSWLSGFSPVDHSNLDVYFVYEYPDQNTITTQQKLYIQSFMESFENALYSSHFTEPATGYRAWMDVPSFIDYFIVNEVSRNNDGFKKSWYMSKDKDSKDKRLNFGPVWDFDWAWKNINECPIFAATDGSGWAYKINDCGPDVNSPGWAVRLMQDSTFTHQLNCRYFTLRQTILDTAYLFSYIDSVHMLVEQAQARHYRKWPILGINVGTPEIGPQPTTYDGEITKFKSWISDRLAWLDANMPGSCPDLSVAVSQDDSFIRVFPNPTGGLVFVESEAMLSKIELFDITGRPVLNIDMCNSSTMIDLTALQNGVYILKYHHKNGSTGIQKIIKE from the coding sequence ATGAAACATTTCTTCACCTGCCTCATGTTGCTTTTCTCCTTTCTTAATGGCTTTTCCCAGACCTACACCGGAACCGGCGGTTCCATTACTGACGACGGACAACCAAATTACTATATAATTAACGTGTCAGGAATGAACCCGGCTATTATCAACGGCAGTCACGGGCTGCTTTCGGTTTGTCTTGATATCACCCATACCTACGATTCTGATCTGGATGTTAAACTGATTGCTCCCGATGGAACAACGGTTCTGTTGTTCAGCGGAATCGGCGGCGGCGATGATAATTTTACCGGAACTTGTTTAAACGACAGCGCGGCCACCATGATAAGTACCGCAACAGCACCCTTCACGGGTACGTTTATCCCGATGGATATTCTTGGAAATGTGAATAACGGTCAGAATGGAAACGGCAACTGGACACTGAAAATAACTGACACATACGCGGCTGATGCCGGCACGTTGAATAACTGGTCGCTGGAATTCGGAAACAATCCGAGCGCACCTTTTGTAATGGATTCGTCGAACCTGCCGCTGGTTCTTATTAATACAAATGGTCAGGAAATACCTAACGAGCCTAAGATTACGGCCTCCATGAAAATTATTGATAACGGCCCCGGAAATTACAACCACATAACGGATGTGGCGAATGCTTATGACGGAAGTATTGGCATTGAAATCCGCGGCTCCTATTCGGCCAGCCTTCCCCAAAAGCCTTATGGGGTTGAAACCCGCGATGCACTGGGAAATAATCTGGATGTGCCGCTGCTCGGCATGCCTTCTGAAAATGACTGGATACTTTTTGCACTCTACAACGATAAGGTTTTTATGCGTAATACACTTGCGCATAAATTATTCGAGCTATCGGGGCATTATGCCACTCACAGCCGCTTCTGCGAATTGCTGGTCAACAATAACTACCTTGGAATGTACCTGCTAATGGAAAAGATTAAACGGGATAAACACCGGGTGGATATTTCAAAACTTGATGCCGACGATAATGCAGGCGACAGCCTCACCGGGGGTTACATCATTAAAATAGATTATCACGATGCCAACAATAGCTGGTTGTCGGGCTTTTCGCCTGTCGACCATTCTAACCTGGATGTGTATTTTGTTTATGAATACCCTGATCAAAACACCATTACAACACAGCAAAAATTATATATTCAGAGTTTCATGGAATCCTTTGAGAACGCTCTTTACAGCAGCCATTTTACCGAACCTGCAACGGGATACCGTGCATGGATGGACGTTCCGTCGTTTATTGATTATTTTATTGTGAATGAGGTTTCGCGGAATAATGATGGCTTCAAGAAAAGCTGGTACATGAGCAAAGATAAGGACAGCAAAGACAAGCGGCTTAATTTCGGACCGGTATGGGATTTTGACTGGGCATGGAAAAATATTAACGAGTGCCCGATCTTTGCTGCTACCGATGGTTCGGGATGGGCATATAAGATAAATGACTGCGGCCCGGACGTGAACTCTCCCGGCTGGGCAGTGCGGCTCATGCAGGACAGTACCTTCACCCATCAGCTCAATTGCAGGTATTTTACGCTCCGGCAGACAATTTTAGATACCGCGTATTTGTTCAGCTACATTGATTCTGTGCATATGCTTGTTGAGCAGGCACAGGCCCGTCATTACAGAAAATGGCCCATACTCGGCATTAACGTCGGAACTCCTGAAATTGGCCCACAGCCTACAACATATGATGGTGAAATCACAAAATTCAAATCCTGGATCAGTGACCGGCTTGCATGGCTCGATGCAAATATGCCTGGAAGCTGCCCCGATCTGAGTGTAGCTGTTTCGCAAGATGATTCATTTATTCGCGTATTCCCAAATCCGACGGGTGGTCTTGTTTTCGTCGAGTCGGAAGCTATGCTCAGCAAGATTGAATTGTTTGATATTACCGGAAGACCCGTGCTAAATATAGATATGTGTAACAGCAGTACAATGATTGATTTGACGGCACTTCAAAACGGAGTTTACATCCTGAAATACCACCATAAGAACGGAAGCACCGGCATCCAAAAGATTATCAAAGAATAA
- a CDS encoding site-specific integrase translates to MITTTAIILDTRRATKDNKYPLKLRVTFQRRRKYYGTQYKLTLDEWDKVNGKKPHNDYKEIRNQTNKIVEEADAVIKKMESFSFDLFEKQYFKKASVRDISTAFQNYIDKLNEQSRISTAISYRCAKNSLAKFKNEFLFQEITPDLLRKYESWMLSKGKSTTSVGFYLRSLRTIVNEAMKEGVIKAEQYPFGKGKYQIPTGQNIKKALTIKEVQQIISFETVPGTAEDKARDLWILSYMCNGVNMKDICRWKYKNLKGDKITFYRAKTERTSRNPKPIVIILTDKAKKIICKWSNKRKSDETYIFPFLNDINDPIREKKAVEQVVKTTNKYMVRMAKDLGIETNLTTYVARHTFSTILKRGGVPIAFISESLGHSDLRTTENYLGSFEDEQKRAFARLLIPEK, encoded by the coding sequence ATGATTACAACAACAGCAATAATTCTCGACACCCGTAGAGCTACGAAAGATAATAAATATCCACTTAAACTTAGGGTGACATTTCAACGAAGAAGAAAATACTATGGAACACAATACAAGCTGACCTTAGACGAATGGGATAAAGTCAATGGAAAAAAACCGCATAATGATTACAAAGAAATCCGTAACCAAACAAATAAAATCGTTGAGGAGGCGGATGCTGTCATCAAAAAAATGGAAAGCTTTTCGTTTGACCTTTTTGAAAAACAATATTTCAAAAAGGCAAGTGTGCGGGATATCTCAACTGCTTTTCAAAATTATATCGACAAACTCAATGAACAGTCTAGAATTAGTACGGCCATTTCATATCGGTGCGCAAAAAATAGTTTAGCAAAATTTAAAAATGAATTTTTATTTCAAGAGATCACTCCGGATTTATTGAGAAAATATGAATCTTGGATGCTTTCCAAAGGTAAATCAACTACTTCTGTTGGGTTTTATCTGCGCAGTCTCCGTACAATTGTTAATGAAGCAATGAAAGAGGGGGTTATAAAGGCTGAGCAATACCCTTTCGGAAAAGGGAAATACCAAATACCAACCGGACAGAATATCAAAAAGGCTCTCACAATAAAAGAAGTTCAACAAATCATAAGTTTTGAAACGGTTCCTGGAACTGCTGAAGACAAAGCCCGCGATCTCTGGATACTGTCATATATGTGCAATGGCGTTAACATGAAGGATATTTGTCGATGGAAATATAAAAATCTGAAAGGTGACAAGATCACATTTTATCGTGCGAAAACCGAAAGAACTAGTCGTAACCCTAAGCCAATTGTTATAATTCTCACCGACAAAGCAAAGAAAATTATTTGCAAGTGGTCAAACAAAAGAAAAAGCGATGAAACCTACATTTTTCCTTTTCTTAATGATATAAACGATCCCATTCGTGAAAAAAAAGCCGTTGAACAAGTTGTCAAAACTACTAACAAATATATGGTTCGTATGGCAAAAGACCTAGGTATCGAGACTAATCTAACGACGTACGTAGCTCGCCATACTTTTTCTACAATACTTAAACGCGGAGGCGTACCCATTGCTTTTATCAGCGAAAGTCTTGGGCACTCAGACCTTCGTACTACGGAAAATTATCTTGGGTCGTTTGAAGATGAGCAGAAAAGAGCTTTTGCCAGGTTACTGATTCCTGAGAAATAA
- a CDS encoding ATP-binding protein: protein MQQESKDYLDKIINSVASPIFVKDDTHKFCLVNEALCTMLNLPKEEILGTSGYEYLPKDQMEVFISKDKAVLNTGREIISEELLTDGQGIIRTVITIKTLYVDPKGRNFLVGVINDITELRNATNEVKQLNSNLEQRVQERTFELEQVNKELESFSYTISHDLQSPLRHISGFADMLASDYKENLAEEAQHFLNTIIKNAKLMARLIDDLLEFSRTNRKELLKTELDMNKVVEAARLQVIRPADEARLEWHVSALPLVKGDYSLLLLVWINLIGNAFKYSKNKEKSIIKIDFRETENEYLFSINDNGIGFDMQYSQKLFGVFQRMHSSKGFDGTGIGLANVRNIITRHGGKTWAEAEPDKGATFYFSLPRT, encoded by the coding sequence GTGCAACAAGAATCAAAAGATTATCTGGATAAAATAATAAATTCAGTGGCATCGCCAATCTTTGTCAAAGACGATACACATAAATTTTGCTTAGTCAACGAGGCCCTTTGCACCATGCTTAACCTTCCGAAAGAAGAAATTTTAGGCACAAGCGGGTATGAGTATCTTCCAAAAGATCAGATGGAAGTGTTCATTTCTAAAGATAAAGCAGTACTTAACACAGGCAGGGAAATTATTAGCGAAGAGTTACTGACAGACGGACAGGGAATAATAAGAACAGTCATTACCATAAAAACGTTGTACGTTGACCCTAAGGGTCGTAATTTTTTGGTGGGGGTTATCAATGATATAACAGAACTCCGGAACGCTACAAATGAAGTCAAACAATTAAATAGCAATTTGGAGCAACGCGTTCAGGAGCGCACTTTTGAGTTAGAACAAGTCAACAAGGAACTTGAATCATTCTCCTACACAATTTCGCACGATCTGCAATCGCCGTTGAGACACATCAGTGGTTTTGCAGATATGCTTGCCAGCGATTACAAAGAAAACCTTGCAGAAGAAGCACAGCATTTTTTGAATACCATCATAAAAAATGCAAAGTTGATGGCGCGACTGATTGACGACCTGTTGGAGTTTTCGAGAACCAACCGCAAAGAATTGTTGAAAACAGAACTGGATATGAATAAAGTGGTTGAAGCGGCCCGACTGCAAGTGATAAGGCCTGCCGACGAAGCACGGTTAGAATGGCATGTTTCAGCACTGCCCTTGGTAAAGGGCGATTACAGCTTACTCTTGCTGGTTTGGATCAATCTTATTGGGAACGCATTTAAATATTCAAAGAATAAAGAAAAATCCATTATAAAAATAGATTTTCGGGAAACGGAGAACGAATACTTATTCTCTATCAACGATAATGGTATTGGTTTTGACATGCAATATTCGCAAAAATTATTCGGTGTTTTTCAGCGCATGCATTCCTCAAAAGGTTTTGATGGAACCGGCATCGGTCTTGCGAATGTCCGCAATATCATTACGCGGCATGGCGGCAAAACCTGGGCTGAGGCCGAACCGGATAAGGGCGCAACATTTTATTTTTCATTGCCGCGAACATAA
- a CDS encoding proprotein convertase P-domain-containing protein codes for MKQFLLCILLLSTSLTGFSQTYTGTGGPITDDGQPNYYIINVSGLSPAIINGSHGLLAVCLDITHSYDSDMDVKLIAPDGTTVMLFSGIGGGDDNFTGTCLNDSAATMISTATAPFTGTFIPMDIMGNVNNGQNGNGNWTLKITDTYGATRIKRLSG; via the coding sequence ATGAAACAATTTCTCCTCTGCATCCTGCTCTTATCTACCTCTCTTACCGGCTTTTCCCAGACCTATACCGGAACAGGCGGTCCTATTACTGACGACGGACAGCCCAATTACTACATAATTAATGTGTCGGGATTGAGCCCGGCAATTATCAACGGCAGCCACGGGCTGCTCGCAGTTTGCCTTGATATCACTCACTCGTACGATTCTGATATGGATGTCAAACTGATTGCTCCCGATGGAACAACGGTGATGCTTTTCAGCGGAATCGGTGGCGGCGATGATAACTTTACCGGAACCTGCCTCAACGACAGCGCGGCCACCATGATAAGTACCGCAACAGCACCGTTCACCGGCACTTTCATCCCAATGGATATTATGGGCAACGTGAATAACGGCCAAAATGGAAATGGCAACTGGACACTGAAAATAACCGATACGTACGGTGCAACAAGAATCAAAAGATTATCTGGATAA
- a CDS encoding Omp28-related outer membrane protein codes for MVRYFKIFCVAMLFFSNAANAQFSVQKAVVEVFTGSWVQYSPDGFVILDTLLAHHPNAIAVNIHNYDAMSFTDGDSISSFYNPSYPRAVINRAGAPISRTVWESTTSGILADPASVTVTFDSVIYNSGTRALDVYLRATFTGTVTGTLNFNCIIVEDSVVGVGSGYNQVNSYNTTPGHAYYGAGNPIVGLPHRYVARNYLGGAWGTSGIINNSVGFGDIFTHHYSTVLPASYNANRISLVGLVCRNDGSATDQRKILNAAECVSLSPPNASFTASTANICKGESVTYTNTSTDDPTAWSWTFEGGTPATSLLQSPGPVTYSIPGNHITTLVVTGATGSNTHSMNIAVDSAEIGVTQTLYSLTANAAIATYQWLDCDNNFAVIGGETGQEYVLTHTGTFAVQVTEGGCTDTSACIVVTSFGINNNQPGALFLYPNPNSGSFTLEMTDDGIIEIINQLGMPVYYSGVLQGKNDISANLAAGAYMLRVVNGTSTHNFRLMVQ; via the coding sequence ATGGTACGATATTTTAAGATTTTTTGTGTTGCAATGCTGTTTTTCTCAAATGCAGCCAATGCACAATTCTCCGTTCAGAAAGCGGTTGTAGAGGTTTTTACCGGTAGTTGGGTGCAATATTCGCCTGATGGATTTGTGATACTGGATACATTGCTGGCACATCATCCGAATGCTATTGCTGTTAATATCCATAATTATGATGCAATGTCATTTACCGACGGAGATAGTATATCAAGTTTCTATAATCCGTCCTATCCACGGGCGGTGATAAACCGTGCTGGCGCCCCAATTAGTAGAACCGTCTGGGAGTCGACTACCAGCGGTATCCTTGCCGATCCGGCGTCAGTCACGGTCACCTTCGATTCCGTGATCTATAATTCCGGAACACGTGCACTGGATGTATATCTCAGAGCTACGTTTACCGGTACGGTTACAGGAACTCTTAATTTCAACTGCATCATAGTGGAAGATAGTGTTGTTGGAGTCGGATCTGGTTACAATCAGGTGAACAGCTATAATACAACCCCCGGGCATGCCTATTATGGCGCAGGAAATCCCATTGTCGGCTTACCTCACCGTTATGTAGCGCGGAACTATCTTGGCGGTGCATGGGGTACATCAGGCATCATAAATAATTCTGTAGGTTTCGGTGATATTTTCACACATCATTATTCAACCGTATTGCCGGCATCTTATAATGCGAACAGGATTTCTCTGGTTGGACTGGTTTGCAGGAATGACGGGTCGGCAACTGACCAGCGTAAGATATTAAATGCTGCAGAATGTGTTTCATTGTCACCACCCAACGCTTCTTTCACTGCCAGTACAGCAAATATTTGCAAAGGAGAATCGGTGACTTACACGAATACGAGCACCGACGATCCGACAGCATGGAGCTGGACTTTTGAAGGAGGCACTCCAGCCACATCGTTATTACAGTCGCCGGGGCCGGTTACCTATTCCATTCCGGGAAACCATATCACGACACTGGTTGTTACCGGGGCCACAGGATCAAATACGCATTCAATGAATATTGCAGTTGACAGTGCCGAAATTGGCGTAACACAGACACTTTATTCGCTTACGGCGAATGCTGCAATTGCAACTTATCAGTGGCTTGATTGTGATAACAATTTTGCAGTGATAGGCGGTGAAACGGGGCAGGAATATGTTCTTACGCATACGGGCACTTTTGCCGTTCAGGTTACTGAAGGCGGTTGTACCGATACTTCAGCCTGTATTGTGGTAACATCATTTGGAATTAACAACAATCAGCCGGGTGCGCTTTTTTTATATCCCAATCCCAATAGCGGCAGTTTTACGCTTGAGATGACGGATGATGGTATTATTGAGATAATAAATCAACTTGGGATGCCCGTATATTATTCCGGTGTGTTGCAGGGAAAAAATGATATAAGTGCAAATCTGGCTGCCGGTGCCTATATGTTAAGGGTGGTAAATGGGACTTCGACACACAACTTCCGGCTTATGGTCCAATAG
- a CDS encoding cache domain-containing protein, which produces MKVSKNLCVLSFLIVISCTNSPKPQEDMSQYRYQETRDLVSFVNDAATLFSAKGNDAFTEFGKHNSKWFTGTKYIFIYDLTGRCVFHPVSKELVGRNMLDMKDMNGKPIIQLNMMIASRATKPYGWIHCLWAEPGEIFPSWKNIYIKGVKGPDGKKYAIGSGTYNIRTEIPFVVDIVDSAAQLVHLAGKEAYPQLLDKASVFYFNDSYLFVLTLNGKLLVDPSYPTKTGRDVSDFRDYAGHYTIRELLGKLKKNDFVYLSYMWPAPGQPNPIKKMLYARKVVSDNDTVVVGSSLYLMESIWKKF; this is translated from the coding sequence ATGAAGGTGAGTAAAAATCTCTGCGTTTTAAGTTTCCTGATTGTGATTTCTTGTACAAACAGTCCGAAACCTCAGGAAGACATGAGCCAGTACAGGTATCAGGAAACTCGGGATCTGGTTAGTTTTGTTAATGATGCAGCAACACTTTTCTCGGCGAAAGGGAACGATGCATTTACTGAATTCGGCAAGCATAACAGTAAGTGGTTTACCGGTACAAAATACATTTTCATCTACGACCTGACAGGAAGGTGCGTTTTTCATCCTGTTTCAAAAGAGCTTGTTGGTAGGAATATGCTAGACATGAAAGATATGAACGGAAAGCCGATTATACAGTTAAATATGATGATCGCGTCAAGAGCAACCAAGCCTTATGGTTGGATTCATTGTCTCTGGGCTGAACCGGGAGAGATATTTCCTTCATGGAAAAATATATACATAAAGGGTGTTAAAGGGCCTGATGGAAAAAAGTATGCCATTGGCAGCGGTACGTATAACATCCGCACCGAGATACCTTTTGTTGTTGATATTGTTGATTCGGCTGCACAGCTCGTGCACCTAGCCGGAAAAGAAGCATATCCGCAACTTCTGGATAAAGCGAGTGTTTTTTATTTTAATGATTCCTACCTTTTCGTACTTACGTTAAATGGCAAGCTGCTCGTTGACCCTTCATATCCGACGAAAACTGGCAGGGATGTAAGTGATTTCAGGGATTATGCCGGCCATTATACTATACGGGAACTTCTAGGAAAACTGAAGAAGAATGATTTTGTTTATCTTTCTTATATGTGGCCGGCACCTGGACAACCGAACCCAATAAAAAAGATGCTATACGCGAGAAAAGTGGTTTCTGACAATGATACAGTTGTAGTTGGTTCAAGTTTATACCTTATGGAATCCATCTGGAAAAAATTCTAA
- a CDS encoding solute carrier family 23 protein, with translation MATKPANLIYGVDDKPPWKTAFVLGLQHVFSMSSCLFIPVLIAQEIGGGFDVIQSLVCFSMIAGGLGTVLQSLRKGPVGSGYLCPHLVGPSYLSVSIQAAGMGGLPLMHGMTLITGLFEVLFSRVVHRLRSLFPTEITGLVVLMIAVGLIPLGASKFVGIDYAGDSINTKELFVALITLFTMIGFNIWGKGKLRLFCVLIGLGIGYIISAITGVISHDDYNVVLNAPWFSLPGKGVKMFSYQFDWGLVIPFFIVSLCSSLKSIGNLITCQKINDEKWSRPDMKNIGKGLFADGLSVTIAGALGGTATDTSASNVGLSVATSATSRRIGYFAGFIFTGIAFIPKIASIFSIMPSSIMGAIVIFVTSFMVISGIQIIQSCKLDTRKTFVIGLSFIFGLSAIILPDLYSRLPSWLSPVFSSSLTLATMLAIILNQIFHIGAKKNEKDQKEKEIEEMSV, from the coding sequence ATGGCGACAAAACCCGCAAATTTAATCTATGGCGTAGATGATAAGCCGCCCTGGAAAACAGCTTTTGTTTTAGGGTTACAGCATGTCTTCAGCATGTCCAGTTGTTTGTTTATTCCCGTTTTAATTGCACAGGAGATTGGAGGAGGGTTTGACGTTATTCAATCACTCGTTTGTTTTTCCATGATTGCCGGCGGCTTAGGAACGGTATTGCAATCTCTGAGGAAAGGGCCGGTTGGATCCGGCTATCTGTGTCCTCATCTTGTGGGTCCATCTTATCTGTCGGTTTCCATTCAGGCCGCGGGAATGGGTGGGCTGCCGCTAATGCATGGGATGACACTAATAACAGGCCTTTTTGAAGTTCTTTTTTCCAGGGTTGTACATAGGCTCAGGTCATTATTCCCAACTGAAATTACCGGTCTTGTTGTACTGATGATTGCAGTTGGCCTGATACCTCTGGGTGCATCAAAATTTGTCGGAATTGATTATGCCGGCGACTCAATAAACACTAAAGAGTTATTCGTAGCCCTTATTACGCTTTTCACAATGATTGGTTTTAATATCTGGGGAAAAGGGAAACTGAGGCTTTTCTGTGTATTAATCGGGCTAGGAATTGGATATATAATATCAGCTATTACTGGAGTGATATCACATGATGATTATAATGTAGTGTTGAATGCCCCTTGGTTTTCACTGCCAGGAAAAGGAGTAAAAATGTTTAGTTATCAGTTTGACTGGGGATTAGTCATCCCGTTTTTTATCGTTTCATTGTGCTCCAGCCTTAAGTCTATCGGCAACCTTATTACTTGTCAAAAAATCAATGATGAAAAATGGTCCCGCCCGGATATGAAAAATATTGGAAAAGGATTATTTGCTGATGGATTAAGTGTTACCATTGCCGGTGCTTTAGGCGGTACGGCAACCGACACTTCGGCGAGTAATGTGGGCCTTTCTGTGGCCACATCTGCAACTAGCCGAAGAATTGGATACTTTGCAGGTTTTATCTTTACAGGGATTGCCTTCATACCAAAAATCGCTTCCATATTTTCCATTATGCCCTCGTCGATAATGGGTGCAATTGTAATTTTTGTAACCAGTTTTATGGTCATTTCCGGCATTCAGATCATACAGAGTTGTAAACTAGACACGCGGAAAACTTTTGTAATAGGACTGTCATTTATTTTCGGTTTAAGTGCGATTATATTGCCCGACCTCTATTCCCGGCTTCCGTCGTGGCTAAGCCCGGTCTTTTCATCCTCACTTACTTTAGCTACAATGCTTGCTATAATTTTGAATCAAATATTTCATATCGGAGCAAAGAAAAATGAAAAGGATCAAAAGGAAAAAGAAATTGAAGAAATGTCAGTATAA
- a CDS encoding formyltransferase family protein, which translates to MANPENEKLIEYLVVRNKQGRRFSTEKDSRWGGLLEPGTSENPDKTGEGLRVALFASWDFGYLVLETLKEFERDQPGRINLVGLVTDNPLNPDAKISLKKRVWNLLEMPYRVIDETYIIESGLCHGIPVYTGEIKVPSFQAILKQWNPDAILVCVFGQVIDSFIINLAHYGIYNFHPSDLSNHQGAGPAPYDDLAKYDLKTTVWSVHHVSEEIDGGAVVGKSPLVNVRNEKGELPADPLKVYRKLAEALSPLAYFLVDELLEKHEQGKPEKISSIDFDNLIPGSVRNKLLKPVTGDQPADALCLPKDFLFKSG; encoded by the coding sequence ATGGCCAATCCTGAAAATGAGAAGTTAATTGAATATCTGGTTGTCCGGAACAAACAAGGCCGAAGATTCTCCACCGAAAAGGATTCACGCTGGGGTGGACTTCTGGAGCCGGGCACTTCGGAGAATCCTGACAAAACAGGAGAAGGGCTGAGGGTCGCTTTGTTTGCAAGCTGGGATTTTGGCTATCTGGTACTTGAAACGTTAAAAGAATTTGAGAGGGACCAACCCGGAAGAATAAACCTTGTTGGGTTGGTAACCGACAATCCGTTGAATCCTGATGCAAAAATATCACTCAAAAAAAGAGTGTGGAACCTGCTCGAAATGCCTTATCGGGTAATCGATGAAACATATATCATTGAGTCAGGTCTCTGCCATGGTATCCCGGTATATACCGGTGAGATTAAGGTGCCATCTTTTCAGGCCATACTAAAACAATGGAATCCGGATGCCATTCTGGTATGCGTTTTTGGACAGGTGATAGACTCCTTCATTATTAATCTGGCTCATTATGGTATATACAATTTTCATCCGTCAGATCTGTCAAACCATCAGGGTGCTGGACCAGCGCCTTATGACGATCTCGCGAAGTATGATTTAAAAACTACGGTTTGGTCAGTGCATCATGTATCGGAAGAAATTGACGGCGGAGCTGTCGTCGGGAAGTCGCCTCTGGTTAACGTTCGTAATGAAAAAGGAGAACTTCCTGCCGATCCGCTTAAGGTTTACCGAAAACTTGCAGAAGCATTAAGTCCGCTTGCTTATTTTCTGGTGGATGAACTATTAGAGAAACACGAGCAAGGAAAACCTGAAAAGATCAGTAGTATTGACTTTGACAACCTTATACCCGGTTCAGTCAGGAACAAACTTCTAAAACCTGTAACAGGTGATCAGCCTGCCGATGCACTCTGTCTTCCAAAAGATTTTCTATTTAAGTCTGGGTAA
- a CDS encoding DUF3147 family protein has product MTSKIFLLELLLTFMVASGWIYFTVLAGLRLGTRTGGFIGGLPSTALLSFFFIGITESPENAAADTTIFPIAISISVLFLVVYAALARRGFWLAMVSALCFWLVSAFIIDFFNWANFLLNLFIYAVVVSGAFITLEKILRIRSVVSEKKGQPEKHLLIRSVFGGFAVMLSVLIAKAGGPALGGIAAAFPAMFISMLTISYYANGVMFSRAMTKPLMITGMITVAVFAISIRHFYMISGLYIGTLCAIVASGIGAYLTYTFILPRLK; this is encoded by the coding sequence ATGACATCCAAAATATTTTTGTTAGAGCTGCTGTTAACATTTATGGTAGCAAGCGGTTGGATCTATTTCACGGTACTTGCCGGGCTTCGGCTTGGCACGAGAACAGGTGGTTTTATTGGAGGACTCCCTTCGACTGCACTGCTGTCATTCTTTTTTATTGGAATAACAGAATCTCCGGAAAATGCCGCTGCCGACACGACAATATTTCCAATAGCCATTTCAATATCCGTTTTGTTCTTAGTGGTTTATGCTGCCCTGGCGCGGCGGGGTTTTTGGTTGGCAATGGTGTCTGCCCTTTGTTTCTGGCTTGTGTCAGCGTTTATTATTGACTTTTTCAACTGGGCTAACTTTCTGCTCAATCTTTTTATATATGCCGTTGTTGTGTCCGGTGCATTTATCACACTTGAGAAAATTCTGCGGATCAGATCCGTTGTTTCTGAAAAGAAGGGGCAACCCGAAAAACATCTATTGATCCGTTCTGTATTCGGAGGATTTGCAGTAATGCTCAGCGTGCTGATTGCAAAGGCGGGTGGTCCTGCCCTGGGTGGTATCGCTGCAGCATTCCCGGCAATGTTTATTTCTATGCTTACGATCTCATATTACGCTAACGGCGTCATGTTTTCGAGAGCAATGACCAAGCCGTTGATGATTACGGGGATGATCACGGTCGCTGTATTTGCCATCTCGATCCGTCATTTCTATATGATTTCAGGTTTGTATATCGGCACCCTTTGCGCCATTGTCGCGTCCGGCATAGGCGCGTACCTGACGTACACTTTTATTTTACCCAGACTTAAATAG